A genomic stretch from Corynebacterium sp. 21KM1197 includes:
- the yidC gene encoding membrane protein insertase YidC translates to MLDFIYWPISAVLWFWHKIFAYPFGADSAAAWILAIMFLTFTLRLLLFKPMVNQMRSTVKMQKFAPQMQAIREKYKNDQQKMMEETRKLQKEMGVNPLAGCLPVLAQFPVFIGLFHVLRSFNRTGSDVGLTVEQNRLTPNYIFSADDVQSFLDSNLFGVPLSAYISMPTEMFAAFPNAEGLSRGTIIAVAAPLIIMIVLGTHFNARLSVERQEARRASGKQQAPASEQAAMQMNMMNRMMLWVMPATILFTGFIWHIGLLFYMVANNLWTFFQNRYIFSKLDREEEAEEAAIREAKRATAPKPGVKPNNPKKRGKRG, encoded by the coding sequence GTGCTCGACTTCATCTACTGGCCGATTTCTGCGGTCCTGTGGTTTTGGCACAAGATTTTCGCGTACCCCTTTGGGGCGGATTCCGCGGCGGCGTGGATTCTGGCGATCATGTTCCTGACCTTTACGCTGCGTCTTTTGCTGTTTAAGCCGATGGTGAACCAAATGCGGTCCACGGTAAAGATGCAGAAGTTCGCCCCGCAGATGCAGGCCATTCGAGAAAAATATAAGAATGACCAGCAAAAGATGATGGAGGAAACCCGCAAGCTCCAAAAGGAGATGGGTGTGAATCCTCTAGCCGGCTGCCTGCCGGTGCTGGCGCAGTTCCCCGTGTTCATCGGTTTGTTTCACGTGCTGCGCTCCTTCAACCGCACGGGTAGCGACGTCGGTCTGACGGTGGAGCAGAATCGCCTCACCCCCAACTACATCTTTAGCGCCGATGATGTGCAGTCCTTCCTGGACTCCAACCTCTTCGGCGTGCCGCTTTCCGCATACATCAGTATGCCCACCGAGATGTTTGCCGCCTTCCCCAACGCGGAAGGATTGAGCCGCGGAACGATCATCGCCGTGGCGGCGCCGCTCATCATCATGATTGTGCTGGGCACGCACTTCAATGCCCGCCTTTCCGTGGAGCGCCAGGAGGCACGACGCGCCTCCGGCAAGCAGCAGGCCCCGGCCTCCGAGCAGGCGGCCATGCAGATGAACATGATGAACCGCATGATGCTGTGGGTCATGCCCGCCACCATCTTGTTCACTGGCTTTATCTGGCACATCGGTTTGCTGTTCTACATGGTGGCTAACAACCTGTGGACCTTCTTCCAAAACCGCTACATCTTTAGCAAGCTCGACCGGGAGGAGGAGGCTGAGGAGGCCGCCATCCGGGAGGCCAAGCGTGCGACGGCCCCCAAGCCCGGCGTGAAGCCGAATAACCCGAAGAAGCGCGGTAAGCGAGGCTAG
- the yidD gene encoding membrane protein insertion efficiency factor YidD: MGAVRFYQIYLSPLKMGSTCRFEPSCSAYALEACRSHGAWRGVLLSCARLSKCGPWHPGGYDPVPSRAWGHATRG, encoded by the coding sequence ATGGGTGCGGTGCGCTTTTACCAAATCTATCTTTCACCCCTTAAAATGGGTTCAACCTGCCGCTTCGAACCGAGTTGCAGCGCTTATGCCCTGGAGGCTTGCAGGAGTCACGGGGCATGGCGCGGCGTTCTTTTGAGTTGCGCTCGGTTGTCCAAGTGTGGTCCCTGGCATCCCGGGGGGTACGATCCCGTGCCCTCCCGTGCGTGGGGGCATGCCACGCGGGGATAA
- the rnpA gene encoding ribonuclease P protein component, with protein sequence MLPAQHKLTAPSQFRLTMSRGRRAGSRTVVLHVWEGEPDAELSHVGGPRFGLVVSKAVGNAVARHRVSRRLRHICLSLAPEMSPYVQVVVRALPAAGEASSVMLERDIRKAWGKIARADVR encoded by the coding sequence GTGCTTCCCGCGCAGCACAAGCTGACCGCGCCCAGTCAATTTCGGCTCACCATGAGCCGGGGGCGCCGCGCGGGTTCTCGTACCGTGGTTCTCCACGTTTGGGAGGGGGAGCCTGATGCGGAACTTTCTCATGTGGGTGGTCCCCGCTTTGGGCTTGTGGTTTCCAAGGCCGTCGGGAACGCTGTGGCTCGCCACCGTGTTTCCCGGCGGCTTCGGCATATCTGCCTGAGTCTTGCGCCGGAAATGAGTCCCTATGTTCAGGTAGTGGTACGTGCCCTGCCCGCTGCCGGGGAAGCGAGTTCGGTGATGCTGGAACGGGATATTCGCAAGGCGTGGGGGAAAATAGCGCGGGCCGATGTGCGCTGA